The following proteins are encoded in a genomic region of Nitrospira sp.:
- a CDS encoding zeta toxin family protein, translated as MSTSRRPRIHVLAGVNGAGKSSIGGAAVRQHGGEYFNPDEAARALREKDPTLTQADANGAAWHQGVRLLKWAIEKRLDFTFETTLGGKTITSLLAQAAEQGIEVHVWYVGLSSPELHIVRVQARVSRGGHDIPPHDIHRRYEHSRLNLIALLPLFTTLHMYDNSADANPSAGRTPQLKPVLHMEHGRILGPPDLASTPNWAKPIVAAALKLHRS; from the coding sequence ATGAGCACTTCCCGTCGGCCACGTATTCATGTGCTGGCCGGCGTCAATGGGGCGGGGAAGAGCAGCATCGGCGGCGCGGCTGTCCGTCAACACGGAGGCGAATATTTCAATCCGGACGAAGCGGCCCGCGCCCTCAGGGAGAAAGATCCTACGCTAACACAGGCAGACGCCAACGGCGCAGCTTGGCATCAGGGCGTGAGGCTGCTGAAGTGGGCGATCGAAAAGCGCCTAGACTTTACCTTTGAGACCACCCTCGGCGGGAAAACCATCACAAGCCTCCTTGCACAAGCAGCCGAACAGGGCATCGAGGTGCATGTCTGGTACGTGGGACTGTCCAGCCCGGAATTACACATCGTACGCGTGCAGGCCCGAGTCAGCCGAGGCGGGCACGACATTCCCCCGCACGACATCCATCGCCGCTACGAACATAGCCGTCTCAACCTCATCGCCCTGCTTCCGCTCTTCACCACCCTCCACATGTACGACAACAGCGCGGACGCAAACCCTTCAGCAGGCCGAACACCGCAGCTGAAACCGGTGCTGCATATGGAACATGGCAGAATTCTCGGTCCGCCGGACCTGGCATCCACGCCGAACTGGGCCAAACCGATCGTCGCCGCAGCGCTCAAGCTGCACCGCTCATAA
- a CDS encoding type II toxin-antitoxin system prevent-host-death family antitoxin: protein MPKLTFRNSRGELMDISTVAATKVKNEFGAILEKTLQSGAVVITRHDRPKAVLLSFAEFESLVKERSRSLDDLNEEFDESLARMQTRQARKGVEAAFNASPEELGRAAATAAKKHRAPARKRARRASAMRA from the coding sequence ATGCCGAAGCTCACATTCAGAAACAGCCGTGGAGAGCTTATGGACATCTCCACCGTCGCAGCCACGAAAGTCAAGAACGAGTTCGGCGCGATCCTAGAGAAAACGCTGCAGAGCGGCGCGGTCGTCATTACTCGTCACGATAGGCCCAAGGCCGTGCTCCTCTCGTTCGCCGAGTTCGAATCGCTGGTGAAAGAACGCAGCCGTTCGCTGGACGATCTGAACGAGGAGTTCGACGAATCGCTGGCCCGCATGCAGACGAGGCAAGCGCGGAAGGGTGTAGAGGCCGCCTTCAACGCCTCTCCAGAGGAACTTGGGCGCGCCGCAGCCACGGCTGCCAAAAAGCATCGCGCACCGGCGCGCAAGCGTGCGCGGCGTGCGTCTGCCATGCGGGCATGA
- a CDS encoding ribonuclease H-like domain-containing protein: MITSTFCLLPGVGRITERRLWREGMTTWSDFLVAPSIRGISAGRKALYDEGISEAQAHYTRDDARYFGAVLPQREQWRLYEWLRERAVYLDIETDSCGQITVVGCYGRGRFTSFVRGESLNVRQLADELSQYDLLVTFCGTTFDVPMLLAQYPDLPLDQPHIDLCFMGRQLGYRGGLKAIEAQLEITRASDLQGLNGHDAVLLWNRWRHSHDGNARERLLGYNEADCVNLERLADTFYCEMVRRLEVGIKSTVG; encoded by the coding sequence ATGATCACCTCCACCTTCTGCTTGCTTCCAGGGGTAGGACGCATCACGGAACGCCGACTGTGGCGGGAAGGGATGACCACCTGGTCGGATTTCCTCGTTGCTCCTTCCATTCGGGGTATCAGCGCAGGCCGGAAGGCGCTGTATGACGAGGGCATCTCGGAAGCTCAAGCACATTATACGCGAGACGATGCACGCTACTTCGGCGCAGTCCTGCCTCAGCGAGAGCAGTGGCGGCTCTACGAATGGCTTCGTGAGCGGGCGGTGTATCTGGACATCGAAACCGATTCGTGCGGACAGATCACGGTCGTAGGGTGCTACGGTCGCGGCCGGTTTACCTCGTTCGTCCGCGGTGAGTCGCTGAATGTCCGGCAGCTTGCGGATGAATTGTCGCAGTACGATCTACTGGTGACGTTTTGCGGGACGACGTTCGATGTGCCGATGTTGCTCGCGCAGTATCCGGACCTTCCCCTAGACCAACCCCACATCGACCTCTGTTTTATGGGTCGGCAGCTCGGGTATCGAGGCGGACTCAAGGCTATTGAAGCGCAATTGGAGATTACTCGCGCCTCTGATCTGCAGGGCTTGAACGGCCATGATGCGGTGTTGCTCTGGAATCGATGGCGACACAGTCATGATGGGAACGCCAGAGAACGGCTACTCGGCTACAACGAAGCGGATTGCGTGAATCTGGAGCGGCTGGCCGATACCTTCTACTGCGAAATGGTCCGCCGGTTAGAAGTTGGCATCAAGTCAACTGTTGGATAA
- a CDS encoding ABC transporter ATP-binding protein: MDNIASIAWPMVRLPEAIEVLARRAGLKPTSVNLGRHPSCRETLSHEDFEQWLDWICAQRGIEMESVIATGADLMKLIHGAGPVLLRYRLAGEPTILLLLKATARHVYLIGPDQEMRRYPACLLQAALCVELERPVTAEVDALLQHANLPADTQAHIARLLVQERMMSQTIEGCWMIRMPPNRPFWLQITSMKLPHRALAMVAIFVTLYLLEIIGWAIIGQGALEGRLDVGWLMAWALLLLGMVPIQLVGTWLQGTFAIDFGTLLKQRLLSGALSMNMDEIRQKGFGQLLGHVIESQALESLALNGGFAVLVAAVELSLAAWVLAWGTGGLWHVFALLLWVAGTFSVSWFYYQRLRRWTRARIGLTHELVEQMVGHRTRIAQEAPEQRHVSEDHSLERFLHLSREFDKAFLPLAWGAPRGWLIVGMLALLPAFIWSSAEGMGLAIGLGGVLLAYRAFGEIGSGLAALARAAVAWETVAPLFKATQHIEEGSTAVSVMPHATFSHGEDVARDVLVHARDLSYRYVRQGEQVLKGCNLTIYRGDRLLIEGSSGGGKSTLGAVLAGLRHPDSGLLMLNGLDRSTLGQTWQRLTTVASQFHENHVMTGPFAFNLLMGRRWPPTVEDMAEAKQLCDELGLGDLLSRMPSGLMQIVGETGWQLSHGERSRLYLARALLQKAELVVLDESFAALDPETLTQCLRCALSRASTLVVIAHP; encoded by the coding sequence ATGGATAATATCGCATCTATCGCATGGCCCATGGTTCGACTACCCGAAGCGATCGAGGTGCTGGCTCGTCGAGCGGGGCTCAAACCGACTTCAGTCAATCTCGGTAGGCACCCCTCATGTCGTGAAACTTTGAGCCACGAGGATTTTGAACAGTGGCTCGATTGGATCTGTGCACAACGCGGAATAGAAATGGAATCTGTGATCGCCACCGGAGCGGACCTGATGAAGCTGATCCATGGCGCAGGGCCGGTGCTGTTACGATATCGACTGGCAGGCGAGCCGACCATCTTACTGCTGCTCAAGGCCACTGCCCGTCACGTGTACCTTATCGGACCCGATCAGGAGATGAGGCGATATCCAGCATGTCTTCTACAGGCAGCGTTGTGCGTGGAATTGGAGAGACCAGTGACCGCCGAGGTCGACGCCCTGCTCCAGCACGCGAATCTTCCCGCCGATACTCAGGCCCACATTGCTCGTCTCCTTGTACAGGAACGGATGATGAGCCAGACCATCGAAGGCTGTTGGATGATACGAATGCCTCCCAACAGACCATTTTGGCTGCAGATCACGTCTATGAAACTGCCTCATCGTGCACTGGCAATGGTTGCGATCTTTGTGACGCTGTATCTCCTCGAAATCATCGGGTGGGCCATCATCGGCCAGGGTGCATTAGAGGGACGGCTCGATGTCGGCTGGCTCATGGCATGGGCTCTACTGCTGCTGGGTATGGTTCCCATCCAGCTTGTGGGTACGTGGCTGCAAGGGACCTTTGCCATTGATTTTGGGACGTTATTGAAACAGCGGTTGTTATCCGGTGCATTGTCCATGAACATGGATGAGATTCGTCAGAAAGGATTCGGACAGTTACTCGGGCACGTGATCGAGTCTCAAGCCCTAGAGTCCCTCGCCTTGAACGGCGGATTTGCGGTCCTTGTTGCAGCGGTTGAGTTGAGTTTGGCCGCCTGGGTGCTGGCGTGGGGCACTGGCGGTCTTTGGCATGTGTTCGCACTTCTGCTATGGGTGGCCGGGACATTCTCAGTCAGTTGGTTCTATTACCAACGACTTCGCCGCTGGACCCGCGCACGAATCGGACTCACTCATGAGCTGGTGGAACAGATGGTGGGCCATCGCACTCGAATCGCGCAGGAAGCACCCGAACAGCGGCATGTCAGTGAAGATCATTCTCTGGAACGATTTCTTCACCTTTCGCGTGAGTTTGATAAGGCCTTTCTTCCGCTGGCCTGGGGAGCGCCAAGAGGTTGGTTGATTGTGGGCATGTTAGCGCTTCTCCCGGCATTCATCTGGAGCAGTGCTGAAGGGATGGGGCTTGCCATCGGACTAGGCGGGGTGTTGCTGGCGTACCGCGCATTCGGCGAAATTGGATCCGGCCTCGCAGCGTTGGCACGGGCGGCAGTCGCCTGGGAAACCGTCGCACCACTATTCAAGGCCACCCAACACATCGAAGAAGGCAGCACAGCCGTATCAGTGATGCCACATGCCACGTTCAGCCATGGTGAAGATGTGGCAAGGGACGTCTTGGTCCATGCCCGCGATCTCTCTTACCGCTACGTGCGACAAGGTGAACAAGTATTGAAAGGCTGTAATTTGACGATTTACCGTGGCGATCGGCTCTTAATTGAAGGATCTTCCGGAGGTGGGAAATCGACGTTGGGCGCCGTACTTGCAGGATTGCGGCATCCTGACTCCGGATTGTTGATGCTCAATGGCTTGGATCGGTCGACGCTTGGGCAGACCTGGCAGCGGCTGACCACTGTCGCATCGCAATTTCATGAAAACCATGTCATGACAGGACCCTTCGCCTTTAACCTGTTGATGGGCCGTCGCTGGCCACCGACCGTCGAGGATATGGCAGAAGCCAAGCAACTTTGCGACGAGCTTGGTCTTGGTGATCTCCTGAGTCGTATGCCGTCAGGGTTGATGCAGATAGTCGGCGAGACGGGATGGCAATTGTCTCACGGTGAGCGGAGCCGCCTGTACCTTGCACGCGCCTTGCTCCAAAAGGCCGAGCTGGTGGTTCTCGACGAAAGTTTTGCGGCACTGGATCCGGAAACGCTTACCCAATGCCTCCGATGCGCCCTGTCGCGGGCATCTACCCTCGTTGTGATCGCACATCCGTAG
- a CDS encoding ATP-binding cassette domain-containing protein translates to MPEVVQTSVMDCGPAALTCLLEGFNISASYGRLREACQTSVDGTSIDVIEVVARQLGLDAEQVMLPPDYLWIPAAKALPALVVAKQPNGLLHFVIVWRRHGRWLQIMDPGVGRRWATCADFAREIHLHRLPIATSDWHEWAISDDTLEIFASRLQAVGASPAETNDLLQRAKDHKTWHAVAGLDAALRMTARLMTSGGLRRGTQTVRLLESLFTRVLEEPPGARTAVPATYWSVAPIDHPRMEDQLVFQGAVLLRIRGRLRQASESAIKNSLTPELSAALRERPVRPMRELWDLMRGEGILTPLALIGAIGLAVGAVLIESLLFRGVFELANLLTVASQRIVALGALLSFIVLLWGCELPIISESLRLGRHLEIRLRSALLQKLPTLHDRYLQSRPIPDMAERSHSLSLLRTLPDLAVRFIQAWWEVIFTLVGIGYIAPHSLMLALTLAGTSLSLTVFAQHPMRERDLRVRGHAGALHGFYLDALRGSVPIRTHSAERAVRREHESLLTEWARSAKRLLSFSLIVHGIQSFVAFGLVGVLLMQHLDTVGVTGSLLLLVYWTLKLPALGRSLATLALQYPAQRNIVLRLLEPLNAPEETMTDAETNLVSSPEESVEHTRVSPVSPKMSGVEIEFQRVTVIAAGQTILQDIRLHVQSGEHVAIVGPSGAGKSSLIGLLLGWYRADKGGIFVDRQPLSAAQLRQLRRATAWVDPAIQIWNRSLLENVCYGGKVESYPALGPILERTELTNVTARLGDGLQTSLGEGGSRLSGGEGQRLRLARAMWQPAARLVLLDEPFRGLERELRHHLLAEARQFWNAATLVCVTHDVAETRLFDRVLVVENGCLVEDGSPDQLVADPTSRYRALLESEESVRQELWAGAIWRRLRLDQGQVQENETSSLKMPLSSRRAVVVGNGKANHG, encoded by the coding sequence GTGCCTGAGGTCGTGCAGACCTCGGTGATGGATTGCGGCCCTGCGGCGCTGACTTGTTTGTTGGAGGGCTTCAATATTTCCGCCAGTTATGGACGGCTTCGTGAGGCCTGTCAGACATCCGTCGATGGGACATCCATCGATGTCATCGAGGTTGTCGCTCGTCAGCTTGGGTTGGATGCTGAACAGGTGATGTTGCCGCCGGATTACCTGTGGATTCCTGCCGCCAAGGCGCTGCCGGCCTTAGTTGTTGCCAAGCAACCTAATGGCCTTTTGCATTTTGTCATCGTGTGGCGACGCCATGGCCGTTGGTTGCAAATCATGGATCCGGGGGTGGGGCGTCGGTGGGCGACCTGTGCGGATTTTGCTAGGGAGATCCATCTTCATCGTTTGCCCATTGCGACTTCCGACTGGCACGAATGGGCCATATCCGACGACACGCTTGAAATCTTTGCAAGCCGGTTACAGGCGGTCGGGGCTTCTCCTGCTGAGACGAATGACCTTCTTCAACGTGCGAAGGATCACAAAACTTGGCATGCCGTGGCTGGACTTGATGCGGCATTGCGAATGACCGCGCGTCTTATGACCTCCGGTGGACTCCGTCGTGGGACACAGACAGTCCGCTTACTTGAGAGCCTCTTCACTCGGGTTCTAGAAGAACCGCCAGGAGCCCGTACTGCCGTTCCCGCCACCTATTGGTCTGTAGCTCCGATAGACCATCCGCGCATGGAGGATCAATTGGTCTTCCAGGGCGCAGTGCTTCTTCGGATTCGTGGTCGCCTGCGTCAGGCGAGCGAATCGGCGATCAAGAACTCCTTGACGCCTGAGCTCTCGGCCGCCTTGCGAGAACGCCCTGTGCGTCCGATGCGAGAGTTGTGGGACTTAATGCGAGGAGAGGGTATTTTAACTCCCCTTGCATTAATAGGCGCCATCGGTCTGGCGGTCGGTGCCGTGCTGATCGAATCACTGCTGTTCCGCGGCGTCTTCGAACTCGCCAACCTGCTCACCGTCGCCAGCCAACGTATCGTCGCGCTTGGAGCGTTGCTGTCGTTCATCGTGCTGCTCTGGGGGTGTGAGCTTCCCATTATCAGCGAGTCGTTACGATTAGGGCGGCACCTCGAGATTCGTTTACGATCGGCTCTCCTCCAGAAACTTCCGACATTACATGATCGATATTTGCAGAGCCGTCCGATCCCCGATATGGCGGAACGGAGTCATAGTCTGTCGCTGCTTCGCACTTTGCCTGATTTAGCGGTGCGCTTCATCCAAGCTTGGTGGGAAGTCATCTTTACCCTGGTGGGCATTGGTTATATTGCACCTCACAGTCTCATGCTCGCGCTGACGCTCGCCGGCACATCGCTTAGCCTGACGGTTTTTGCGCAACATCCTATGCGCGAACGAGATTTACGGGTTCGCGGTCACGCTGGGGCTTTGCATGGATTCTACCTGGATGCCTTACGGGGCAGCGTCCCGATTCGGACACATTCCGCAGAGCGGGCTGTTCGCCGGGAACATGAAAGCCTGCTGACCGAGTGGGCACGGTCGGCCAAGCGACTCTTGAGCTTCTCACTGATCGTACACGGCATTCAGTCGTTTGTCGCGTTTGGGTTAGTCGGTGTGCTCTTGATGCAACATCTTGACACTGTCGGAGTCACGGGAAGTCTACTCTTATTGGTTTATTGGACTCTCAAGTTGCCGGCGTTAGGCAGAAGCCTCGCGACGCTGGCGTTGCAGTACCCCGCGCAACGCAACATCGTCTTGCGCTTGCTCGAACCGCTTAATGCACCGGAAGAGACCATGACGGATGCTGAAACCAATCTCGTGTCTTCACCGGAAGAATCAGTGGAGCACACCCGGGTCTCTCCCGTCTCACCGAAGATGTCCGGTGTAGAAATCGAGTTTCAACGAGTCACGGTCATCGCTGCTGGGCAAACCATCTTGCAAGACATTCGTCTGCATGTTCAATCCGGCGAACATGTGGCTATTGTCGGGCCATCCGGCGCGGGCAAGTCGAGTTTGATCGGTTTGCTCCTAGGCTGGTATCGCGCCGACAAAGGAGGGATCTTCGTCGATCGACAACCGCTGTCAGCGGCGCAACTGCGGCAACTCCGCCGTGCCACGGCCTGGGTGGATCCGGCGATTCAGATCTGGAATCGGTCACTGTTGGAGAATGTCTGCTACGGCGGCAAAGTCGAATCCTACCCAGCTTTGGGCCCCATTCTCGAACGAACGGAGCTTACGAACGTGACGGCTCGCCTGGGCGACGGCCTGCAAACCTCATTAGGCGAGGGTGGATCGCGCCTCTCCGGCGGTGAAGGTCAGCGTCTCCGACTTGCACGAGCGATGTGGCAACCAGCGGCTCGTCTGGTGTTGTTAGACGAGCCTTTTCGAGGATTGGAACGAGAACTGCGGCACCACCTATTAGCTGAGGCGCGACAGTTTTGGAATGCGGCGACCCTCGTGTGTGTCACCCATGACGTGGCAGAGACACGCTTATTTGATCGAGTGCTCGTGGTCGAGAACGGCTGTCTTGTAGAGGATGGATCGCCTGACCAGCTGGTAGCGGATCCGACTTCACGATATCGGGCACTCCTAGAATCTGAGGAGTCGGTCCGTCAGGAGTTATGGGCAGGAGCAATCTGGCGTCGTTTGCGGCTGGATCAGGGACAGGTCCAGGAGAATGAAACCTCTAGCCTCAAGATGCCGTTGTCATCGAGGAGAGCGGTGGTGGTCGGAAACGGAAAGGCAAACCATGGATAA
- a CDS encoding HlyD family efflux transporter periplasmic adaptor subunit: protein MPIPFSRTTRSLTHDTSRFALFAWGLFAVLLGAWLSWFTLVKVTLYEVSQTARVEVEQAAHPVAVRIAGTILSTSMRLGKQVEAGEKLIELDAHTERLRLEEEEARITAIPPQLAALTRQIADEERAAVQSRGASASGLEQAQARYREALSTASFAKDQARRMAQLLSGSIISEVDFLRTKTEAEKAQAVADALLHEIHRLTSDASSKAHEKHAVVEALKREVASLEGQRDLSTATVARLKQDIEKHVIRAPVPGVLGEVAPLNVGAFVETGAVVGSVVPLGDLKIVAEFSPARVLGRMHPGQPARVRLDGYPWAQYGSIVAKVARVASEIRAGRVRVELIPDSQSGFPLLLQHGLPGTVEVEIEHTTPVTLALRAVGQMLTRPAQQGGSLTVAGS from the coding sequence ATGCCCATTCCTTTTTCGCGAACGACTCGCTCATTGACACATGACACGTCACGGTTTGCGCTGTTTGCGTGGGGATTGTTCGCAGTCCTGCTCGGGGCGTGGCTATCGTGGTTCACGCTTGTGAAGGTGACACTTTATGAAGTGTCCCAGACCGCTCGTGTGGAAGTCGAACAGGCGGCACATCCGGTCGCTGTTCGAATCGCGGGCACGATTCTCTCCACGTCGATGCGTCTTGGGAAGCAGGTCGAAGCAGGTGAGAAACTCATTGAACTCGATGCCCATACCGAGCGGTTACGACTGGAAGAAGAAGAAGCCAGGATCACGGCGATCCCCCCTCAACTCGCAGCGCTCACACGACAAATTGCTGATGAAGAACGAGCTGCTGTACAGAGTCGAGGAGCGTCGGCCAGTGGTCTTGAGCAAGCCCAAGCGCGCTATCGCGAAGCCCTCTCCACCGCGTCGTTTGCCAAAGATCAGGCCCGACGCATGGCACAACTTCTGAGTGGCAGCATCATCTCGGAAGTCGATTTTTTACGGACCAAGACCGAAGCAGAGAAAGCGCAAGCGGTGGCCGATGCCTTGTTGCACGAGATCCACCGTTTGACATCTGATGCATCGAGCAAAGCACATGAAAAACATGCTGTCGTGGAAGCTCTGAAGCGCGAAGTCGCGTCGCTTGAAGGCCAACGTGACCTCTCAACCGCCACGGTCGCACGCCTTAAACAAGACATCGAGAAACACGTCATTCGTGCTCCCGTGCCTGGGGTGCTTGGGGAAGTCGCTCCTCTAAACGTTGGTGCGTTCGTCGAGACCGGTGCCGTGGTCGGCAGCGTGGTCCCGTTGGGGGATCTGAAAATTGTTGCAGAGTTTTCGCCGGCCAGAGTCCTAGGGCGTATGCATCCTGGCCAACCAGCACGCGTACGCCTCGACGGCTATCCCTGGGCGCAATATGGAAGCATCGTCGCCAAGGTCGCTCGCGTGGCAAGCGAGATTCGAGCCGGTCGTGTCCGGGTCGAACTGATACCGGACTCGCAATCCGGCTTCCCTCTGTTACTCCAGCATGGCTTGCCGGGCACGGTTGAAGTTGAGATTGAACATACGACACCAGTGACCTTAGCCCTGCGTGCCGTGGGACAGATGTTGACCCGACCAGCACAACAAGGCGGATCGCTCACCGTCGCCGGCTCATGA
- a CDS encoding cytochrome c peroxidase, with translation MAKSNGHWMKTIRITMRSSLAIIMMIFGGTLFVPQLPMAESTANTTDHPSQLEKMDVDSRDRSIGPHDHGHHPGRHHGDRINHPGDARKVGLDSLRLAVQKDGTVPLPSNLEAFISDRWAAIQLGKALFWDMQVGSDGVQACASCHFHAGTDNRIKNAVNPDEGVTDSRVGDVIGYSTAGSSRQGFETKRPDESLTREDFPFVKVIDVVTRMSDGTIAPGANNSNDIVGSMGVKSTRYDGLQPGSPLDLGTPLLDPVFNRDGHITVRAIEHRNTPSVINAVFNFTNFWDGRANPHFTGRTPFGDQDQAAAILVNRSGIGLVAEHISLDNASLASQAVAPPINPVEMAFGEPTIGNGRRLRELGQKLLRPGTSTNVPLTPLGGQYVHPYDSVLGRLSKAPGNGLSTTYEAMIKRAFVDVYWNSKELTELPSTPTPVNFTQMEVNFGFFFGLAIAMYEATLVADRTPFDEWMETGQFNHGFHKKQLAGLNVFVNEGRCLHCHAGPELTNASVRSAKGGQNLIRAMAMVKGTALYDNGFYNLGVTPTTDDIGRGDTDIFGQPLAFTRQALFDRLSSTLGTPRMSFPILGNAHIPAKDEDLGLPVCEDASANGLCEPNELIRPNFQRVAADGAFKVPGLRNVELTGPYFHNGGMATLRQVVQFYNRGGNFCSFNISDIHLLMAPLQLTVEQEEQLVAFLVSLTDPRVKYQQAPFDHPALSIPRDGTDAVGMLHIEAVGSGGTWSPLQSFLNLDPQDPILTPRGQCAR, from the coding sequence ATGGCTAAGTCAAACGGTCATTGGATGAAGACAATTCGAATCACAATGCGATCGTCATTAGCGATCATCATGATGATATTCGGTGGGACACTGTTTGTGCCGCAACTCCCGATGGCCGAATCCACTGCGAATACGACGGATCATCCTTCACAGCTGGAAAAGATGGACGTTGACTCACGGGATCGTTCCATTGGACCCCACGACCATGGACATCATCCTGGCCGACATCATGGCGATCGGATTAACCATCCGGGAGATGCGCGAAAAGTCGGATTAGACTCGTTGCGTCTCGCGGTTCAGAAAGACGGAACTGTCCCATTACCGTCAAATCTTGAGGCATTCATTTCAGATCGGTGGGCAGCAATTCAACTGGGGAAGGCTTTGTTCTGGGATATGCAAGTCGGCAGCGATGGTGTGCAGGCCTGCGCCAGTTGCCACTTTCATGCAGGCACGGACAATCGCATAAAAAATGCGGTGAATCCTGATGAGGGAGTGACAGATAGCAGAGTTGGCGACGTGATCGGTTACAGTACTGCCGGCTCAAGCCGACAGGGCTTTGAGACCAAGCGACCAGATGAGAGCCTGACCAGGGAAGATTTCCCATTTGTGAAAGTGATTGACGTCGTGACCCGCATGTCCGATGGGACGATTGCGCCCGGCGCCAATAACAGCAACGACATCGTCGGATCCATGGGAGTCAAATCCACAAGATATGACGGACTGCAGCCAGGGTCTCCCCTCGATCTCGGCACCCCACTCCTCGACCCGGTGTTCAATCGCGATGGTCACATCACTGTGAGGGCTATCGAACATCGCAACACGCCCTCGGTCATCAATGCGGTCTTCAACTTCACCAACTTCTGGGACGGACGAGCCAATCCGCATTTCACGGGGCGAACTCCGTTTGGCGATCAGGACCAAGCAGCCGCCATTCTGGTGAATCGATCAGGCATCGGACTCGTGGCAGAGCATATCTCACTCGACAATGCCAGTTTGGCCTCACAAGCAGTGGCACCACCGATCAATCCGGTTGAAATGGCATTTGGCGAGCCGACAATCGGCAATGGGAGGAGATTACGTGAGCTCGGTCAGAAGTTATTACGCCCCGGCACTTCAACCAATGTTCCTCTGACTCCCCTCGGCGGACAATACGTCCATCCGTATGATTCTGTGCTGGGCCGGTTATCGAAAGCCCCGGGGAACGGGCTATCCACCACCTATGAAGCGATGATCAAGCGCGCTTTTGTCGACGTGTATTGGAATTCCAAGGAACTGACGGAGCTTCCCAGTACGCCGACGCCCGTAAATTTCACCCAAATGGAGGTGAATTTCGGGTTTTTCTTCGGTCTTGCAATCGCCATGTACGAAGCCACGTTGGTGGCAGATCGAACGCCCTTTGACGAGTGGATGGAAACAGGACAGTTCAATCATGGATTCCACAAAAAGCAGCTGGCCGGCCTCAACGTCTTTGTGAACGAGGGGCGCTGTCTTCACTGCCATGCCGGCCCGGAATTGACGAATGCTTCGGTGCGAAGTGCCAAGGGCGGGCAGAACCTGATCAGAGCTATGGCAATGGTCAAAGGGACCGCGCTCTACGACAATGGCTTTTACAATCTTGGAGTCACGCCGACGACGGACGATATCGGGCGCGGTGACACGGATATTTTTGGTCAGCCCCTGGCCTTTACTCGTCAAGCATTGTTTGACCGTCTCTCCAGCACACTTGGAACTCCTAGAATGAGCTTCCCAATTCTAGGAAACGCCCATATTCCAGCCAAGGACGAAGATCTTGGACTGCCCGTCTGTGAGGATGCCAGTGCCAACGGACTCTGTGAGCCGAATGAACTTATCAGGCCAAATTTTCAGCGTGTCGCTGCCGATGGAGCATTTAAGGTCCCGGGCCTTCGTAATGTTGAATTGACGGGACCATATTTCCATAACGGTGGGATGGCGACATTGCGGCAAGTGGTGCAGTTCTACAATCGAGGAGGGAATTTTTGCAGCTTCAATATCAGCGACATACATCTTCTGATGGCACCGTTACAACTTACTGTCGAACAGGAAGAACAACTCGTCGCTTTCCTGGTTTCGCTAACTGATCCTCGTGTGAAGTATCAACAAGCGCCGTTTGACCACCCTGCGCTCAGCATTCCACGCGATGGAACAGATGCCGTCGGCATGCTGCACATTGAAGCTGTCGGGAGTGGAGGAACCTGGTCTCCTCTCCAATCGTTTCTCAATCTAGACCCGCAAGATCCAATTCTTACTCCACGGGGGCAATGCGCGCGGTAG
- a CDS encoding DUF2231 domain-containing protein — MATPASIQKHPIHPMLIPFPIALWIFSLVCDVIHMMGLGGEAWKDMALYTMIGGLLGAFAAAIPGYIDYRSIADPAVKRVGFWHMVTNLSIVVLFAVNVLLRLFSEAGSIPVILSVIAVTLLGVSGWLGGELVYVHGIAVEPQESARAKEKDQHRVA, encoded by the coding sequence ATGGCGACTCCAGCGAGCATTCAGAAACATCCGATTCACCCAATGCTGATTCCGTTTCCGATTGCGCTCTGGATTTTCTCCCTGGTCTGCGATGTGATTCACATGATGGGGTTGGGAGGTGAGGCCTGGAAGGACATGGCGCTGTATACGATGATAGGAGGGTTACTTGGCGCTTTCGCCGCAGCGATTCCCGGATACATCGATTACCGTTCGATCGCAGACCCGGCAGTGAAGCGCGTCGGCTTCTGGCACATGGTGACCAATCTGTCGATTGTCGTGCTGTTTGCCGTGAACGTTCTACTGCGTCTTTTCTCGGAGGCAGGAAGCATTCCCGTCATCTTGTCGGTTATCGCAGTGACCCTGCTGGGGGTCTCAGGATGGCTGGGAGGCGAGTTGGTGTATGTCCATGGGATTGCCGTGGAACCACAGGAGAGTGCCAGGGCTAAGGAGAAGGACCAGCATCGGGTCGCCTGA
- a CDS encoding ATP-binding protein, producing the protein MSPFLPCQSRTRDVGGTGLGLSIVKEIADSHKVSITVESEVGEGSTFTLVLPAMKS; encoded by the coding sequence ATGTCCCCTTTTCTCCCTTGTCAGTCCAGAACCAGGGACGTCGGCGGAACAGGCCTCGGTCTCTCCATCGTCAAGGAGATCGCCGATTCCCACAAGGTCTCGATCACCGTCGAGAGCGAAGTCGGCGAAGGCTCGACCTTCACGCTCGTGCTGCCGGCGATGAAGAGCTGA